In a genomic window of Corvus hawaiiensis isolate bCorHaw1 chromosome Z, bCorHaw1.pri.cur, whole genome shotgun sequence:
- the CHRNB3 gene encoding neuronal acetylcholine receptor subunit beta-3 isoform X4: MLCLVLFALCLSHSDVNAFSSVAENEDALLKHLFEGYQKWVRPVENSNDTIKVLFGLKISQLVDVDEKNQLMTTNVWLKQEWIDHKLSWNPDEYGGITAIRVPSESLWLPDIVLFENADGRFEGSLMTKAIVKYNGVVTWTPPASYKSSCTMDVTFFPFDRQNCSMKFGSWTYDGNMVDLILVDENVDRKDFFDNGEWEILNAKGMKGNRKDGLYSYPFVTYSFVLRRLPLFYTLFLIIPCLGLSFLTVLVFYLPSDEGEKLSLSTSVLVSLTVFLLVIEEIIPSSSKVIPLIEVASSALHEGPCRSLLVLRD, translated from the exons ATGCTTTGCCTAGTGCTCTTTGCTTTGTGTCTGAGCCACTCAG ATGTGAATGCCTTCAGTTCAGTTGCTGAAAATGAGGATGCACTCCTCAAGCACTTATTTGAAGGCTATCAGAAATGGGTCCGCCCTGTGGAAAACTCCAATGACACCATCAAAGTCCTTTTTGGGTTAAAGATATCACAGCTTGTGGATGTG GATGAGAAGAATCAGCTGATGACAACCAACGTGTGGCTGAAACAG GAATGGATCGACCACAAGCTCTCCTGGAATCCAGATGAATATGGTGGGATCACTGCTATCCGGGTCCCCTCTGAGTCTCTGTGGCTTCCCGAcattgttttgtttgaaaa TGCTGACGGACGTTTTGAGGGATCCCTGATGACCAAAGCCATAGTGAAGTACAATGGAGTGGTGACCTGGACACCACCGGCCAGTTATAAGAGCTCCTGCACAATGGATGTGACCTTCTTCCCCTTCGACAGGCAGAACTGCTCCATGAAGTTTGGGTCATGGACATATGATGGCAATATGGTGGACTTGATTTTAGTGGATGAAAATGTAGACAGAAAAGACTTCTTTGATAATGGGGAGTGGGAGATCTTAAACGCCAAAGGTATGAAAGGCAACAGGAAAGATGGGCTGTACTCTTACCCATTTGTCACTTACTCCTTTGTGTTGAGACGCCTTCCATTGTTTTACACTCTTTTCTTAATAATCCCTTGCCTGGGATTGTCTTTTCTAACTGTCCTGGTGTTTTACCTGCCTTCAGATGAAGGAGAAAAGCTTTCACTGTCAACATCAGTTCTAGTGTCCCtcactgttttccttttagTGATTGAGGAAATAATCCCTTCTTCTTCCAAAGTCATCCCTCTGATTG AAGTTGCCTCGTCTGCTCTGCATGAAGGGCCATGTAGATCGCTACTCGTTCTCAGagactga
- the CHRNB3 gene encoding neuronal acetylcholine receptor subunit beta-3 isoform X1: MLCLVLFALCLSHSDVNAFSSVAENEDALLKHLFEGYQKWVRPVENSNDTIKVLFGLKISQLVDVDEKNQLMTTNVWLKQEWIDHKLSWNPDEYGGITAIRVPSESLWLPDIVLFENADGRFEGSLMTKAIVKYNGVVTWTPPASYKSSCTMDVTFFPFDRQNCSMKFGSWTYDGNMVDLILVDENVDRKDFFDNGEWEILNAKGMKGNRKDGLYSYPFVTYSFVLRRLPLFYTLFLIIPCLGLSFLTVLVFYLPSDEGEKLSLSTSVLVSLTVFLLVIEEIIPSSSKVIPLIGEYLLFIMIFVTLSIIVTVFVINVHHRSSATYHPMAPWVKRLFLQKLPRLLCMKGHVDRYSFSETEEKETTSKSKFLGKQKYKQAKDGEKVVIAFLEKAADSIRYISRHVKKEHFIRQVVQDWKFVAQVLDRIFLWLFLVVSVTGSVLIFTPALRMWLNNTL; encoded by the exons ATGCTTTGCCTAGTGCTCTTTGCTTTGTGTCTGAGCCACTCAG ATGTGAATGCCTTCAGTTCAGTTGCTGAAAATGAGGATGCACTCCTCAAGCACTTATTTGAAGGCTATCAGAAATGGGTCCGCCCTGTGGAAAACTCCAATGACACCATCAAAGTCCTTTTTGGGTTAAAGATATCACAGCTTGTGGATGTG GATGAGAAGAATCAGCTGATGACAACCAACGTGTGGCTGAAACAG GAATGGATCGACCACAAGCTCTCCTGGAATCCAGATGAATATGGTGGGATCACTGCTATCCGGGTCCCCTCTGAGTCTCTGTGGCTTCCCGAcattgttttgtttgaaaa TGCTGACGGACGTTTTGAGGGATCCCTGATGACCAAAGCCATAGTGAAGTACAATGGAGTGGTGACCTGGACACCACCGGCCAGTTATAAGAGCTCCTGCACAATGGATGTGACCTTCTTCCCCTTCGACAGGCAGAACTGCTCCATGAAGTTTGGGTCATGGACATATGATGGCAATATGGTGGACTTGATTTTAGTGGATGAAAATGTAGACAGAAAAGACTTCTTTGATAATGGGGAGTGGGAGATCTTAAACGCCAAAGGTATGAAAGGCAACAGGAAAGATGGGCTGTACTCTTACCCATTTGTCACTTACTCCTTTGTGTTGAGACGCCTTCCATTGTTTTACACTCTTTTCTTAATAATCCCTTGCCTGGGATTGTCTTTTCTAACTGTCCTGGTGTTTTACCTGCCTTCAGATGAAGGAGAAAAGCTTTCACTGTCAACATCAGTTCTAGTGTCCCtcactgttttccttttagTGATTGAGGAAATAATCCCTTCTTCTTCCAAAGTCATCCCTCTGATTGGTGAGTATCTGCTCTTCATCATGATTTTTGTGACCCTCTCTATCATCGTGACTGTGTTTGTTATCAATGTCCACCACCGATCCTCAGCAACTTACCACCCCATGGCTCCTTGGGTTAAAAGGCTCTTTCTCCAGAAGTTGCCTCGTCTGCTCTGCATGAAGGGCCATGTAGATCGCTACTCGTTCTCAGagactgaagaaaaggaaaccaCCTCGAAATCAAAGTTTCTGGGGAAGCAGAAATACAAGCAAgcaaaagatggagaaaaagtTGTTATTGCCTTTCTGGAAAAGGCAGCTGACTCCATTCGGTACATTTCCAGGCACGTTAAAAAGGAGCATTTCATCAGACAG gttGTACAAGACTGGAAATTTGTAGCTCAAGTCCTGGATCGGATCTTCTTGTGGTTATTTCTGGTGGTGTCAGTGACGGGTTCAGTTCTCATCTTTACCCCTGCATTACGGATGTGGTTGAATAACACTCTGTAG
- the CHRNB3 gene encoding neuronal acetylcholine receptor subunit beta-3 isoform X3 — protein sequence MTTNVWLKQEWIDHKLSWNPDEYGGITAIRVPSESLWLPDIVLFENADGRFEGSLMTKAIVKYNGVVTWTPPASYKSSCTMDVTFFPFDRQNCSMKFGSWTYDGNMVDLILVDENVDRKDFFDNGEWEILNAKGMKGNRKDGLYSYPFVTYSFVLRRLPLFYTLFLIIPCLGLSFLTVLVFYLPSDEGEKLSLSTSVLVSLTVFLLVIEEIIPSSSKVIPLIGEYLLFIMIFVTLSIIVTVFVINVHHRSSATYHPMAPWVKRLFLQKLPRLLCMKGHVDRYSFSETEEKETTSKSKFLGKQKYKQAKDGEKVVIAFLEKAADSIRYISRHVKKEHFIRQVVQDWKFVAQVLDRIFLWLFLVVSVTGSVLIFTPALRMWLNNTL from the exons ATGACAACCAACGTGTGGCTGAAACAG GAATGGATCGACCACAAGCTCTCCTGGAATCCAGATGAATATGGTGGGATCACTGCTATCCGGGTCCCCTCTGAGTCTCTGTGGCTTCCCGAcattgttttgtttgaaaa TGCTGACGGACGTTTTGAGGGATCCCTGATGACCAAAGCCATAGTGAAGTACAATGGAGTGGTGACCTGGACACCACCGGCCAGTTATAAGAGCTCCTGCACAATGGATGTGACCTTCTTCCCCTTCGACAGGCAGAACTGCTCCATGAAGTTTGGGTCATGGACATATGATGGCAATATGGTGGACTTGATTTTAGTGGATGAAAATGTAGACAGAAAAGACTTCTTTGATAATGGGGAGTGGGAGATCTTAAACGCCAAAGGTATGAAAGGCAACAGGAAAGATGGGCTGTACTCTTACCCATTTGTCACTTACTCCTTTGTGTTGAGACGCCTTCCATTGTTTTACACTCTTTTCTTAATAATCCCTTGCCTGGGATTGTCTTTTCTAACTGTCCTGGTGTTTTACCTGCCTTCAGATGAAGGAGAAAAGCTTTCACTGTCAACATCAGTTCTAGTGTCCCtcactgttttccttttagTGATTGAGGAAATAATCCCTTCTTCTTCCAAAGTCATCCCTCTGATTGGTGAGTATCTGCTCTTCATCATGATTTTTGTGACCCTCTCTATCATCGTGACTGTGTTTGTTATCAATGTCCACCACCGATCCTCAGCAACTTACCACCCCATGGCTCCTTGGGTTAAAAGGCTCTTTCTCCAGAAGTTGCCTCGTCTGCTCTGCATGAAGGGCCATGTAGATCGCTACTCGTTCTCAGagactgaagaaaaggaaaccaCCTCGAAATCAAAGTTTCTGGGGAAGCAGAAATACAAGCAAgcaaaagatggagaaaaagtTGTTATTGCCTTTCTGGAAAAGGCAGCTGACTCCATTCGGTACATTTCCAGGCACGTTAAAAAGGAGCATTTCATCAGACAG gttGTACAAGACTGGAAATTTGTAGCTCAAGTCCTGGATCGGATCTTCTTGTGGTTATTTCTGGTGGTGTCAGTGACGGGTTCAGTTCTCATCTTTACCCCTGCATTACGGATGTGGTTGAATAACACTCTGTAG
- the CHRNB3 gene encoding neuronal acetylcholine receptor subunit beta-3 isoform X2 gives MLCLVLFALCLSHSDVNAFSSVAENEDALLKHLFEGYQKWVRPVENSNDTIKVLFGLKISQLVDVDEKNQLMTTNVWLKQEWIDHKLSWNPDEYGGITAIRVPSESLWLPDIVLFENADGRFEGSLMTKAIVKYNGVVTWTPPASYKSSCTMDVTFFPFDRQNCSMKFGSWTYDGNMVDLILVDENVDRKDFFDNGEWEILNAKGMKGNRKDGLYSYPFVTYSFVLRRLPLFYTLFLIIPCLGLSFLTVLVFYLPSDEGEKLSLSTSVLVSLTVFLLVIEEIIPSSSKVIPLIATYHPMAPWVKRLFLQKLPRLLCMKGHVDRYSFSETEEKETTSKSKFLGKQKYKQAKDGEKVVIAFLEKAADSIRYISRHVKKEHFIRQVVQDWKFVAQVLDRIFLWLFLVVSVTGSVLIFTPALRMWLNNTL, from the exons ATGCTTTGCCTAGTGCTCTTTGCTTTGTGTCTGAGCCACTCAG ATGTGAATGCCTTCAGTTCAGTTGCTGAAAATGAGGATGCACTCCTCAAGCACTTATTTGAAGGCTATCAGAAATGGGTCCGCCCTGTGGAAAACTCCAATGACACCATCAAAGTCCTTTTTGGGTTAAAGATATCACAGCTTGTGGATGTG GATGAGAAGAATCAGCTGATGACAACCAACGTGTGGCTGAAACAG GAATGGATCGACCACAAGCTCTCCTGGAATCCAGATGAATATGGTGGGATCACTGCTATCCGGGTCCCCTCTGAGTCTCTGTGGCTTCCCGAcattgttttgtttgaaaa TGCTGACGGACGTTTTGAGGGATCCCTGATGACCAAAGCCATAGTGAAGTACAATGGAGTGGTGACCTGGACACCACCGGCCAGTTATAAGAGCTCCTGCACAATGGATGTGACCTTCTTCCCCTTCGACAGGCAGAACTGCTCCATGAAGTTTGGGTCATGGACATATGATGGCAATATGGTGGACTTGATTTTAGTGGATGAAAATGTAGACAGAAAAGACTTCTTTGATAATGGGGAGTGGGAGATCTTAAACGCCAAAGGTATGAAAGGCAACAGGAAAGATGGGCTGTACTCTTACCCATTTGTCACTTACTCCTTTGTGTTGAGACGCCTTCCATTGTTTTACACTCTTTTCTTAATAATCCCTTGCCTGGGATTGTCTTTTCTAACTGTCCTGGTGTTTTACCTGCCTTCAGATGAAGGAGAAAAGCTTTCACTGTCAACATCAGTTCTAGTGTCCCtcactgttttccttttagTGATTGAGGAAATAATCCCTTCTTCTTCCAAAGTCATCCCTCTGATTG CAACTTACCACCCCATGGCTCCTTGGGTTAAAAGGCTCTTTCTCCAGAAGTTGCCTCGTCTGCTCTGCATGAAGGGCCATGTAGATCGCTACTCGTTCTCAGagactgaagaaaaggaaaccaCCTCGAAATCAAAGTTTCTGGGGAAGCAGAAATACAAGCAAgcaaaagatggagaaaaagtTGTTATTGCCTTTCTGGAAAAGGCAGCTGACTCCATTCGGTACATTTCCAGGCACGTTAAAAAGGAGCATTTCATCAGACAG gttGTACAAGACTGGAAATTTGTAGCTCAAGTCCTGGATCGGATCTTCTTGTGGTTATTTCTGGTGGTGTCAGTGACGGGTTCAGTTCTCATCTTTACCCCTGCATTACGGATGTGGTTGAATAACACTCTGTAG
- the CHRNA6 gene encoding neuronal acetylcholine receptor subunit alpha-6: protein MTGNVKSADRMLPDSLRSARLKLSLPSASESNSASLCSAQQAAVCCRCKTEIHPSTAYLPSGGLYVFLPLVSFPKPVLSKGSSILLLAMHPERWLCWCCPAFCVWAFMFTSLIKDTTACKSEERLFHKLFSQYNQFIRPVENVSDPVTVYFELAITQLTNVDEVNQIMETNLWLRHIWNDYKLRWDPRQYDGIEFVRVPADKIWKPDIVLYNNAVGDFQVEGKTKALLRYDGMITWTPPAIFKSSCPMDITFFPFDHQNCSLKFGSWTYDKAKIDLLIIGSKVDMNDFRENSEWEIVDASGYKHDIKYNCCEEIYTDITYSFYIRRLPMFYTINLIIPCLFISFLTVLVFYLPSDCGEKVTLCISVLLSLTVFLLVITETIPSTSLVIPLVGEYLLFTMIFVTLSIVITVFVLNIHYRTPTTHTMPKWVKTIFLSLLPKVLLMQRPLEQQKKNASRKNERASESKLGKSKRSKHKDTKLHTEQRCSHCDKAAELPRTKRRLSHQSLKWMAEHMEYSPEVKDVISNVQFIAENMRSQNETKEVEDDWKYIAMVIDRVFLWVFIILCVFGTVGLFIQPLIAET, encoded by the exons ATGACTGGAAATGTGAAGTCAGCTGATAGGATGCTGCCAGACTCCCTTCGCTCTGCACGGCTTAAGCTCTCCTTGCCTAGTGCTAGTGAAAGCAACTCGGCAAGCCTTTGCTCAGCTCAGCAGGCTGCCGTTTGCTGCAGATGCAAAACCGAAATCCATCCTTCCACCGCCTACTTACCATCAGGAGGGTTATATGTCTTCTTGCCTCTTGTTTCTTTCCCCAAACCTGTGTTATCAAAAGGAAGCTCTATTCTGCTGCTAGCAATGCATCCTGAGAGGTGGCTATGTTGGTGTTGCCCTGCTTTCTGTGTGTGGGCATTCATGTTCACATCCTTGATTAAAG ATACCACAGCCTGCAAGTCAGAGGAACGGTTATTTCACAAACTCTTCTCCCAGTACAACCAGTTCATTAGACCGGTGGAAAATGTGTCTGATCCTGTCACAGTGTATTTTGAACTGGCCATTACCCAGCTTACAAATGTG GATGAAGTCAATCAGATTATGGAAACAAATTTGTGGCTAAGACAC ATTTGGAATGACTACAAACTACGGTGGGATCCCAGACAATATGATGGCATTGAATTTGTTCGGGTACCAGCAGATAAAATTTGGAAACCAGATATTGTCTTGTATAATAA TGCTGTGGGAGATTTTCAAGTTGAAGGCAAGACCAAAGCCCTCCTTCGCTATGATGGAATGATCACCTGGACCCCaccagctatttttaaaagctccTGTCCTATGGATATTACCTTTTTCCCATTTGATCATCAGAACTGTTCACTCAAATTTGGCTCATGGACCTATGACAAAGCCAAAATTGATCTTCTGATCATTGGATCCAAAGTAGATATGAATGACTTTAGGGAAAATAGTGAATGGGAAATAGTTGATGCTTCTGGCTACAAACATGATATCAAATATAACTGCTGTGAGGAGATCTACACAGACATAACATATTCCTTTTATATTCGAAGGTTGCCAATGTTCTACACCATAAATCTGATCATTCCCTGTCTTTTCATCTCATTCTTGACTGTGTTAGTTTTTTACCTGCCATCTGACTGTGGTGAGAAAGTTACTCTTTGTATCTCTGTGCTTCTTTCTTTGACTGTATTTTTACTGGTGATCACAGAAACAATCCCATCCACTTCTTTAGTAATTCCCCTAGTAGGTGAATATTTACTCTTCACAATGATATTTGTGACTCTGTCAATTGTCATCACAGTGTTTGTCCTCAATATACATTACAGGACTCCAACCACACACACAATGCCCAAATGGGTAAAAACCATTTTCCTTAGCCTGCTCCCCAAAGTCCTGTTGATGCAGAGGCCActagaacagcagaaaaaaaacgCCTCCAGAAAAAATGAGAGAGCTTCAGAAAGTAAGTTGGGCAAGTCAAAGCGCAGCAAACACAAAGACACCAAATTGCACACGGAGCAGCGCTGCAGCCACTGTGATAAGGCAGCTGAACTCCCAAGGACCAAAAGACGGCTGAGCCATCAGTCCCTGAAATGGATGGCAGAGCACATGGAGTACTCCCCAGAGGTGAAGGATGTCATTAGCAATGTCCAGTTCATCGCAGAGAACATGAGGTCTCAAAATGAAACCAAAGAG GTGGAAGATGATTGGAAATACATAGCTATGGTGATAGACAGAGTATTTCTCTGGGTATTTATAATTCTTTGTGTGTTTGGGACTGTAGGGCTCTTTATCCAGCCACTAATAGCAGAGACATAA